A stretch of Gymnodinialimonas phycosphaerae DNA encodes these proteins:
- the ccoN gene encoding cytochrome-c oxidase, cbb3-type subunit I gives MLDYVKLAILGLIAVLAAIAANYGLDLAYKVHAVLIMLVAGGLFLWQLRRTGEEKVPAPVGEYMDGPVRAAAIATVFWGCTGFLVGVFIAFQLAFPVLNFEWAQPYLNFGRLRPLHTSAVIFAFGGNALIAATFYIGQRTCAVRQWGGNLSWFVFWGYQLFIVLAATGYLLGATQSQEYAEPEWYVDLWLTVVWVAFLITYMGTILTRKEPHIYVANWFLLSFIVTVAMLHLVNNMSIPVSIYGSRSVQVMSGVQNAMTQWWYGHNAVGFFLTAGFLGMMYYFVPKQAGRPVYSYKLSIIHFWALIFLYIWAGPHHLHYTALPDWASTLGMVFSIVLWMPSWGGMINGLMTLQGAWDKLRTDPILRMMVTSLAFYGMSTFEGPMMSIRAVNSLSHYTDWTIGHVHSGALGWNGMVTFGMLYYLFPKLWNRRALYSIKAVSIHFWLATVGIVLYASSMWVSGIMEGLMWREVDAQGFLVNSFADTVAAKFPMYVVRGLGGIMFLAGALIMAWNLWMTVRSGEAVADTNSAVPAE, from the coding sequence ATGCTTGATTACGTGAAGCTTGCGATCCTTGGGCTGATTGCGGTCCTGGCGGCGATTGCCGCGAATTACGGACTGGACCTGGCCTACAAGGTGCATGCGGTCCTGATCATGCTGGTGGCTGGTGGCCTTTTCCTGTGGCAACTGCGCCGCACCGGGGAAGAGAAAGTACCAGCACCTGTTGGAGAATACATGGATGGCCCGGTGAGGGCGGCGGCGATTGCCACCGTGTTTTGGGGTTGCACGGGCTTTCTGGTGGGGGTGTTCATCGCCTTCCAACTGGCATTCCCGGTCCTCAACTTCGAGTGGGCGCAACCCTACCTCAACTTCGGTCGCCTTCGGCCCCTTCACACCTCTGCGGTGATTTTCGCGTTTGGCGGTAACGCCCTGATCGCAGCCACCTTCTACATCGGCCAACGCACCTGTGCGGTCCGCCAATGGGGCGGCAACCTAAGCTGGTTCGTCTTCTGGGGCTACCAGCTGTTCATCGTTCTGGCAGCGACCGGCTATCTTCTGGGCGCCACGCAAAGCCAGGAATACGCAGAGCCCGAGTGGTACGTTGACCTTTGGTTGACGGTCGTCTGGGTCGCTTTCCTGATTACCTACATGGGCACCATCCTGACCCGGAAAGAGCCGCACATCTACGTGGCCAACTGGTTCTTGCTGTCGTTCATCGTAACGGTCGCCATGCTGCACCTGGTCAACAACATGTCGATCCCGGTCAGCATCTATGGCTCCCGCTCGGTGCAGGTGATGTCGGGCGTGCAGAACGCCATGACGCAATGGTGGTACGGCCACAACGCCGTGGGCTTCTTCCTGACGGCGGGCTTCCTTGGCATGATGTACTACTTCGTGCCGAAGCAGGCAGGCCGCCCCGTTTATTCCTACAAGCTGTCGATCATCCACTTCTGGGCCCTGATCTTCTTGTACATCTGGGCGGGTCCGCACCACCTGCACTACACCGCTTTGCCGGATTGGGCCTCGACCCTTGGCATGGTGTTCTCGATCGTGCTGTGGATGCCCTCCTGGGGCGGCATGATCAACGGCCTGATGACCCTGCAAGGGGCATGGGACAAGCTGCGCACCGACCCGATCCTGCGGATGATGGTCACCTCGCTGGCGTTCTACGGCATGTCGACCTTTGAAGGTCCGATGATGTCGATCCGCGCCGTGAACTCCCTGTCGCACTACACCGACTGGACGATCGGCCACGTGCACTCCGGTGCGCTGGGGTGGAACGGCATGGTGACCTTCGGGATGCTCTACTACCTTTTCCCCAAACTGTGGAACCGGCGGGCGCTCTATTCCATCAAGGCAGTCAGCATTCACTTCTGGCTCGCGACCGTGGGGATCGTTCTCTACGCCTCGTCGATGTGGGTGAGTGGCATCATGGAAGGCCTGATGTGGCGTGAAGTCGATGCGCAAGGCTTCCTCGTGAACTCGTTTGCCGACACGGTGGCTGCGAAATTCCCGATGTATGTGGTCCGGGGCTTGGGTGGAATCATGTTCCTCGCCGGTGCGCTGATCATGGCCTGGAACCTGTGGATGACTGTCAGAAGTGGTGAGGCTGTAGCCGACACCAACTCTGCAGTTCCAGCAGAATAA